The following coding sequences are from one Anser cygnoides isolate HZ-2024a breed goose chromosome 10, Taihu_goose_T2T_genome, whole genome shotgun sequence window:
- the CAMKV gene encoding caM kinase-like vesicle-associated protein has product MPFGCVTLGDKKDYNQPSEVTDRYDLGQVIKTEEFCEIFRAKEKTSGKLYTCKKFLKRDGRKVRKAAKNEIIILKMVKHPNILQLVDVYITRKEYFIFLELATGREVFDWILDQGYYSEKDTSNVIRQVLEAVAYLHSLKIVHRNLKLENLVYYNRLKNSKIVISDFHLAKLENGLIKEPCGTPEYLAPEVVGRQRYGRPVDCWAIGVIMYILLSGNPPFYEEADEDDYENHDKNLFRKILAGDYEFDPPYWDDISQAAKELVTRLMEVEQDQRITAEEAISHEWISGNAASDKNIKDGVCAQIEKNFARAKWKKAVRVTTLMKRLRAPEQTEPAAAAASTAAASTAAAATDAAAPPAPPTPPAATSPAPATCNGDSDAAAEAPQEPSG; this is encoded by the exons ATGCCGTTTGGCTGCGTGACGCTGGGGGACAAGAAAGATTATAACCAGCCGTCCGAGGTGACCGACAGATATGACCTGGGCCAGGTCATCAAAAC GGAGGAGTTCTGCGAAATCTTCCGGGCGAAGGAGAAGACGTCGGGCAAGCTGTACACCTGCAAGAAGTTTCTGAAGCGGGACGGGCGCAAGGTGCGGAAGGCGGCCAAGAATGAGATCATCATCCTCAAAAT GGTGAAGCACCCCAACATCCTGCAGCTGGTGGACGTCTACATCACCCGCAAGGAGTACTTCATCTTCCTGGAGCT GGCCACGGGCCGGGAGGTCTTCGACTGGATCCTGGACCAGGGCTACTACTCGGAGAAGGACACCAGCAACGTCATCCGGCAGGTGCTGGAGGCCGTCGCCTACCTGCACTCGCTCAAGATCGTGCACAGGAACCTCAAG CTGGAGAACCTGGTGTACTACAACCGCCTGAAGAACTCCAAGATCGTCATCAGCGACTTCCACCTGGCCAAGCTGGAGAACGGCCTCATCAAGGAGCCCTGCGGCACCCCCGAGTACCTGG CTCCGGAGGTGGTGGGGCGGCAGCGGTACGGGCGGCCGGTGGACTGCTGGGCTATCGGCGTCATCATGTACATCCT CCTCTCGGGGAACCCCCCGTTCTACGAGGAGGCGGACGAGGACGACTACGAGAACCACGACAAGAACCTCTTCCGCAAAATCCTGGCCGGGGACTACGAGTTCGACCCGCCCTACTGGGACGACATCTCGCAGGCGG ccaagGAGCTGGTGACGCGGCTGATGGAGGTAGAGCAGGACCAGCGGATCACGGCAGAGGAGGCCATCTCCCACGAGTG GATCTCCGGCAACGCTGCCTCCGATAAGAACATCAAGGACGGCGTCTGCGCCCAGATCGAGAAGAACTTTGCCAGGGCCAAGTGGAAG AAAGCCGTGAGGGTGACCACGCTCATGAAGCGCCTGCGGGCGCCGGAGCAGACGgagcccgccgccgccgccgcttccaCCGCCGCCGCttccaccgccgccgccgccacggacgccgcggcccccccggccccccccacgCCGCCCGCCGCTACCAGCCCGGCCCCCGCCACGTGTAACGGGGACAGCGACGCCGCCGCCGAGGCCCCGCAGGAGCCGAGCGGCTGA